The Chamaesiphon minutus PCC 6605 DNA window TTCGGTTTGAAGATGGATCGAGCGTCATGAACCGCTGGTTCAATGTCAACGCTTTTGCCACTGGTACGCCAGGTAGCAACCAGTTTGCCATTTTATTTACTAACATCACCGAGCGCAAACAGGCCGAAGAAGCATTACGAGAAAGTGAGGCGCGGCTGCGGTTCATGTTGGATGCTACCCAAATCGGCCTGTGGGATCTCGACCTAACCACCCAACAGCACACAGCTACTCGATCGCTCCGGCACGACCAAATCTTTGGCTATGAGTCGCTGTTGCCAGAATGGAGCTACGAAATCTTTTTGACCCACGTCCATCCTGAAGATCGCGGCGCAGTGGATGAGAAGTTTCAACAAACGATCTCAACCAACGCCGATTGGAACTTTGAATGTCGAATTATCCACGCCGATGGCGGCATTCATTGGATTTGGGTGCGCAGTAGTGTTTATTGTAACGCTGACGAGCGGCCAACGCGGCTATTGGGCATGGTGATGGATGCGACCGATCGCAAACAAGCTGAAGCAACCCTTGCAGATCGCGCTCGCGAACTCGCCGATCTCAACACTCGCCTTGCCCAAGCCGCCAGCCAGCTCCAGGAGCGCAATCAAGAACTCGATAGCTTCGTCTACATCGTCTCCCACGATCTCAAAGCACCCCTGCGCGCGATCTCCAATCTCTCTGGATGGATCGAAGAAGACTTTGACGGCTCGCTGACCGCACACACCACAGAGCAGATGAACATGCTCCGCAGCCGCGTCCATCGGATGGAAGGCATGATCGACGGACTGCTCCAATATGCCCGTGCCAGCCGCAAAGATAGCCAGCTAGAACTAGTTTGCGTTGCCGACTTACTCGCCGAAGTCATCGAATCGATCGATCCACCATCGATATTCACGGTGAGCATCGCTACCGAGATGCCCACTTTAGAAGCCAAGCGATTGTTGTTGTTCCAAGTATTTGCCAACCTCATTAGCAATGCCTTCAAACATCACGATCGTTCGGATGGCTGCATTCGCATTTCCTGTCGCGCCCAAAGCGATTTTTATGAATTTGCCGTAGCCGACGACGGCCCAGGCATCGACCCAGTCTATCACGATCGGATCTTTATCATTTTCCAAGCCGCCAACCCGCAAAAAAATTCCGACAGCACGGGTGTCGGTCTGAGCATCGTCAAAAAAATTGTCGAAACAGCCGGAGGTCAGATTTGGCTGGAGTCAGAGCTAGGCAAAGGAACGACATTCTACTTTACCTGGCCGAGGCTATTATCAAGCGCGAAATCTTAATTAACTGAAATTAGGGAGCGGCACATTGCCAAAATCACAGGTAGAGGTAATTCATGAATTACCCCTACCGAGGGTTTCACCCCTTACAGCTAGCGACGCCCGAAAATTTGCTATTTCCTACAACTCTTCAGATGGATTAGATTGACCGAGGACGGGAGTTAGATAAGCAACCAATACCCCGATCGCAAATCCAGAGCAATTCCGCAATAACGGTACCCATTCTGATGTACGGGTAATCACAGGTGCGATGCCGAAGGCGATGAATAAAATCCCCCACAATGGCGAAAAAATCAACGCCCATTGCCAAGCAAAACCGCCGTCAGGTTTGCGATATTGTCCGGCAAATCCACAAATTACGCCACCGATAACCGAGCTAATCAGGGTGAGCAACCACTGTTCTTTGGGCAATCCTGGCACCACATTACAACCACCCTTAACCAAGCAAGTTTTAACTGCTTCTAGAGAGTCTGTAATAGCACTGTCCTCGCCGTTCTCGCGAACATAGTACATATTTCCAAATCTGGTTTGCAGCTCGATCCAGAAGGTTCTAGGCATGAGTTTGTACACATCATCGCCAACCCGAAAATTGAGGGTATTACCACCGCGAGAATCAGAGACAACAAGGACGCTTTTCTCATCGAGTCCCCAGTACTTACTCACCGCACGTCCGGGAGTGCGATCGTATTGTGTCAAGACGCGCAGCTTCCAACCAGTTTCGGCTTCAAAGGTATCGATATCTTTGACAAGCTTCTGTTCTTGGATTGCGGTGAAAGTTTTCGCTAAATCGATAACGGGGGTCTGCTCTTTGGGCAAGAGTTCGGGATTGTCATAAGCTTGGGCGGATGGGGCGATCGACCATAGCGATATACTTAACACTACGGCAATTGCAGATCCGAGCAGGCGGCGGAAGATCGTGTTCGATGAGGGCATTTTCTACTAAGCTCGTTGGGTCGATGCTAAGGCAAATCGGAGATCGGCATTCATCAGTACCGATATTGCGACTGTCTCGATCGATATAAATTAATCTATTATTAATTTACTTTACAATACTTTACGAGAAAACGGGGCGATCCGATCGGATGCGGAGCGAGTTGGGAGCGAGGGACAGGGAGAAGGGGAAACGGGGAAACGGGGTTGAGCCATTTATGAGTCGAAGCGGCAGGATCTTGGTTTGACGGGGCAGTCTTTTTCTTCGAGTTGATTGTGGCTCAGATAAAGGTCGGTTAAATTTTTCAAACTCGCCAGGGGTTTGACATCACTAATTTGATTTCGAGAAAGTTTTAGCTCGGTTAAATTTTTCAAACTCGCTAGAGGCTTGATATCGCTGATTTGATTAGAATTGAGGTCGAGTCCAGTTAAATTTTTCAAACTCGCCAGGGGTTTGATATCGCTAATTTGATTGGCATGAAATTCGAGATAGACTAAATCTTTTAAACTAGTGATGGGCTTAACGTTTTCGATCTGATTGGCATTGAGAAAAAGTGTCTTCAAATTAGTCAAACTAGCTAAAGGTTTCAGATCGCTAATTTGATTGGAATTGAGGTCGAGTCCTCTTAAATTAGTCAAACTAGCTAACGGTTTTAGATCGCTAATTTGATTGGAATTAAGGAAAAGTGCTTTCAAATTTGTCAAGCTAGCTAAAGGTTTTAAATCTTTAAGGCGATCGCCACTGAGGTATAGTTCCGACAGACTTTTAAGTTTAGTATCGGCTTGTTGACAATCTTTAGTACCTGCTTTTTGCAGCATTGCATCGATCGTCCGTTTAGTATCCGCAGAGGCAGAATTTCGCTCCTGACACCAGGTCGCGAAACTTTTAACATTTGCTTGCTGTGCTGAAACCCCGATCGGAGCTATTCCTGAGAATAATAATATTGAAATGCTGGTTAGTGTAAAAGGAATTTTCATAAAATAGACGCCCACCAAGATCCTGAGGATTATGCATTCGCTAGCATCTACAATCACAAATGTCCCCAATCCGCAAACGATCGCTAAAAAAATATCCGCACAATAGCAATATTGCGCAAATATTAAGTTACTAATACCTTTGTTTGTCGAAAAATAATTAGGTAGAGGTGCGATCTCGATCGAGATTAACTCACCTCTTGCACCACCAGATAAAGACTAGTGCTTGGTGTAGA harbors:
- a CDS encoding leucine-rich repeat domain-containing protein — protein: MKIPFTLTSISILLFSGIAPIGVSAQQANVKSFATWCQERNSASADTKRTIDAMLQKAGTKDCQQADTKLKSLSELYLSGDRLKDLKPLASLTNLKALFLNSNQISDLKPLASLTNLRGLDLNSNQISDLKPLASLTNLKTLFLNANQIENVKPITSLKDLVYLEFHANQISDIKPLASLKNLTGLDLNSNQISDIKPLASLKNLTELKLSRNQISDVKPLASLKNLTDLYLSHNQLEEKDCPVKPRSCRFDS
- a CDS encoding TPM domain-containing protein, with product MPSSNTIFRRLLGSAIAVVLSISLWSIAPSAQAYDNPELLPKEQTPVIDLAKTFTAIQEQKLVKDIDTFEAETGWKLRVLTQYDRTPGRAVSKYWGLDEKSVLVVSDSRGGNTLNFRVGDDVYKLMPRTFWIELQTRFGNMYYVRENGEDSAITDSLEAVKTCLVKGGCNVVPGLPKEQWLLTLISSVIGGVICGFAGQYRKPDGGFAWQWALIFSPLWGILFIAFGIAPVITRTSEWVPLLRNCSGFAIGVLVAYLTPVLGQSNPSEEL